A window of the Streptomyces luomodiensis genome harbors these coding sequences:
- a CDS encoding DUF4832 domain-containing protein → MRTFAHRRGRGLLAALCSTAVVLALAVLPHTAQATQGADTAGAAAGSAQGAPERPAPGPDPDPALPAHTLTRADAPLDNPLKGFARFYQPGVDQNTGYPHSLTWSYFGLSEVMNDASDCGHYDWSVLDSALKETASYGNQAAIRFYIEYPYSSGSHPTNAIPPCFDGHVDNRTNAYWNTTSPDYDSAYLLDALKDFIAAFGARYDGDPRIGFIHMGLIGLWGEWHTWPYDTDTSSDSYPNYMPTDAHAAEIMRAYNSAFTHTKVEARYADLAGGAADSLPAIGYHDDSFCFREGSPLAGVTLPASMGGASYSQLQKALEHGVENRWITASMGGEVRPDIQGRAFANWPGGSGDVDNMKACLELEHTTWKINEGSANYSADDAGVAAAVRLMGYDLTVDDAYFHDTAQGSTKVGVRISNNGVAPFYYPWTVSLGLKDSTGKVVKTWDTTWDLRKVMPKKIRAFPDWGVGSDPTYLDYGYPRYFDATVDLSGVSTGDYQLVMKVKNPLEDTSSHAKKLRFANATQNADGWLGLGAMTVG, encoded by the coding sequence ATGCGCACCTTCGCGCACCGGCGCGGCAGAGGACTGCTGGCCGCGCTCTGTTCCACAGCCGTGGTCCTCGCCCTGGCCGTGTTACCGCACACCGCCCAGGCCACCCAGGGCGCCGACACCGCCGGCGCCGCGGCCGGTTCGGCCCAGGGCGCGCCCGAGCGCCCGGCACCCGGCCCGGATCCGGACCCCGCGCTGCCGGCGCACACCCTCACCCGCGCCGACGCGCCGCTGGACAACCCGCTCAAGGGCTTCGCCCGCTTCTACCAGCCCGGAGTCGATCAGAACACGGGCTACCCGCACTCGCTGACCTGGAGCTACTTCGGCCTGTCCGAGGTCATGAACGACGCGTCGGACTGCGGACACTACGACTGGAGCGTGCTGGACAGCGCGCTCAAGGAGACCGCCTCCTACGGCAACCAGGCCGCCATCCGCTTCTACATCGAGTATCCCTACAGCAGCGGCAGCCACCCCACCAACGCCATCCCCCCGTGCTTCGACGGACACGTCGACAACCGCACCAACGCCTACTGGAACACCACCAGCCCCGACTACGACAGCGCCTACCTGCTGGATGCGCTCAAGGACTTCATCGCCGCGTTCGGCGCCCGCTACGACGGTGACCCGCGCATCGGCTTCATCCACATGGGCCTGATCGGGCTGTGGGGCGAGTGGCACACCTGGCCCTACGACACGGACACCTCGAGCGACTCATACCCCAACTACATGCCCACCGACGCCCACGCCGCCGAGATCATGCGGGCCTACAACAGCGCCTTCACCCACACCAAGGTGGAGGCCAGGTACGCGGACCTGGCCGGCGGCGCCGCCGACAGCCTCCCGGCCATCGGCTACCACGACGACTCCTTCTGCTTCCGCGAGGGCAGCCCCCTGGCCGGTGTCACCCTGCCGGCGTCGATGGGCGGGGCCTCGTACTCCCAACTGCAGAAAGCCCTCGAACACGGCGTGGAGAACCGCTGGATCACCGCCTCCATGGGCGGCGAGGTCCGTCCCGACATCCAGGGCAGGGCCTTCGCCAACTGGCCCGGCGGCTCCGGCGACGTGGACAACATGAAGGCGTGCCTGGAACTGGAGCACACCACCTGGAAGATCAATGAGGGCAGCGCCAACTACTCCGCCGACGACGCGGGCGTGGCGGCCGCGGTCCGGCTCATGGGCTACGACCTCACCGTCGACGACGCCTACTTCCACGACACCGCACAGGGCAGCACCAAGGTCGGCGTGCGGATCAGCAACAACGGCGTCGCCCCGTTCTACTACCCCTGGACGGTCAGCCTCGGGCTGAAGGACTCCACCGGCAAGGTCGTCAAGACCTGGGACACCACCTGGGACCTGCGCAAGGTGATGCCCAAGAAGATCCGGGCCTTCCCCGACTGGGGCGTGGGCTCCGATCCCACCTACCTCGACTACGGCTACCCCCGGTACTTCGACGCCACCGTCGACCTCTCCGGCGTCTCCACCGGCGACTACCAGCTCGTCATGAAGGTCAAGAACCCTCTGGAGGACACCAGTTCCCACGCCAAGAAGCTGCGCTTCGCCAACGCCACGCAGAACGCGGACGGCTGGCTCGGCCTCGGCGCCATGACCGTCGGCTGA
- a CDS encoding carbohydrate ABC transporter permease, protein MGADTAVAPPHESAGAPLGKAPAPGRQRRRRDDRRAAWLFLAPALVGFALFYAYPTVRGVYYSLTDYNLLSTPGFVGADNYRRLIGDEQFWNALKVTGYYVVLNIGSQTVLALLLATLMHRLTRSVALRAMLLVPWLVPNVTVGLVWMWLLDANLGLVNHVLNALGLGTTGFFTSPDWAMPTVAAVNTWAYTGYTALLLYAGMLQVPQYLYESAALDGAGEWRMFTRITLPLLRPVLALVLVVSLIGSFQIFDTIAVTTKGGPVSATRVIYFYIYEQAFNYFHMGYASAVAVVLAVILGVLTAVQIRLLRASRSDLA, encoded by the coding sequence ATGGGCGCGGACACCGCCGTTGCGCCACCGCATGAGAGCGCAGGCGCACCCCTGGGCAAAGCCCCAGCTCCGGGCAGGCAGCGCCGGCGCCGCGACGACCGGAGGGCCGCCTGGCTGTTCCTGGCGCCCGCGCTGGTGGGGTTCGCGCTCTTCTACGCGTATCCGACCGTGCGCGGCGTCTACTACTCGCTCACCGACTACAACCTGCTCTCCACGCCCGGCTTCGTCGGCGCGGACAACTACCGCCGGCTGATCGGCGACGAGCAGTTCTGGAACGCGCTGAAGGTCACCGGCTACTACGTGGTGCTCAACATCGGGTCGCAGACCGTACTGGCTCTGCTGCTGGCGACGCTCATGCACCGGCTGACCCGGTCGGTGGCGCTGCGCGCGATGCTGCTGGTGCCCTGGCTGGTGCCCAACGTCACCGTCGGCCTGGTGTGGATGTGGCTGCTGGACGCCAACCTCGGCCTCGTCAACCATGTGCTGAACGCCCTCGGCCTGGGCACCACCGGCTTCTTCACCTCGCCCGACTGGGCGATGCCGACCGTGGCCGCGGTCAACACCTGGGCGTACACCGGCTATACGGCGCTGCTGCTGTACGCCGGGATGCTCCAGGTCCCGCAGTACCTGTACGAGAGCGCCGCCCTGGACGGCGCCGGCGAGTGGCGGATGTTCACCCGGATCACCCTGCCGCTGCTGCGGCCGGTTCTCGCCCTGGTGCTGGTGGTGTCGCTGATCGGCTCGTTCCAGATCTTCGACACGATCGCGGTGACCACCAAGGGCGGACCGGTCAGCGCCACCCGGGTCATCTACTTCTACATCTACGAACAGGCCTTCAACTACTTCCACATGGGCTATGCCTCCGCCGTGGCCGTGGTGCTCGCGGTGATCCTCGGCGTACTGACCGCCGTGCAGATACGCCTGTTGCGTGCTTCCCGCTCGGACCTGGCCTGA
- a CDS encoding carbohydrate ABC transporter permease codes for MTRIRTKVSPGRIAAWTVLVIALFVTVFPFYWMVRTALTPAADLYTDSTGLVPDHPTMINFLRVLGLTSQEEAQAAGGSGAHVDFLRYLLNSVVYSGLIAALQTLFCAMAGYAFARLRFPGRDAVFGVLIAALMVPPIFTVLPNFVLVKNLGWLNTFTGMVAPSVLMTPFAVFFLRQFFLSIPRDVEEAAVLDGVGAWGIFWRVVMPMSRGPLITIGLTTTVWAWKDYLWPLLTGREEQTRVLTVALGIFQQQSPNTQPDWTGLMAGSALSVLPVLVLLIVLGRRLVESLNFTGMK; via the coding sequence ATGACCCGCATCCGTACGAAGGTCTCGCCCGGCCGGATCGCCGCATGGACGGTGCTCGTCATCGCGCTGTTCGTGACCGTCTTCCCGTTCTACTGGATGGTCCGCACCGCCCTGACCCCGGCGGCCGACCTCTACACCGACTCCACCGGGCTCGTCCCGGACCACCCCACGATGATCAACTTCCTGCGGGTGCTCGGGCTGACCAGCCAGGAGGAGGCACAGGCCGCCGGGGGCTCCGGCGCGCACGTGGACTTCCTGCGCTATCTGCTCAACTCCGTCGTCTACAGCGGGCTGATCGCGGCCCTGCAGACGCTGTTCTGCGCGATGGCCGGCTACGCCTTCGCCCGGTTGCGCTTCCCCGGCCGGGACGCGGTCTTCGGGGTGCTGATCGCCGCGCTCATGGTGCCGCCGATCTTCACCGTGCTGCCCAACTTCGTCCTGGTGAAGAACCTCGGCTGGCTGAACACCTTCACCGGCATGGTGGCACCGAGTGTGCTCATGACGCCGTTCGCGGTCTTCTTCCTGCGCCAGTTCTTCCTGTCGATTCCGCGTGATGTGGAGGAGGCGGCGGTCCTGGACGGCGTGGGGGCCTGGGGCATCTTCTGGCGGGTGGTGATGCCCATGAGCCGCGGCCCGCTCATCACCATCGGACTCACCACCACGGTGTGGGCCTGGAAGGACTACCTGTGGCCGCTGCTGACCGGCCGCGAGGAGCAGACCCGGGTGCTCACCGTCGCACTCGGCATCTTCCAGCAGCAGTCGCCCAACACCCAGCCCGACTGGACCGGCCTGATGGCGGGATCCGCCCTGTCGGTCCTGCCCGTCCTGGTGCTGCTGATCGTGCTGGGCCGCCGACTGGTCGAGTCCCTCAACTTCACCGGCATGAAGTAA